A region of Athene noctua chromosome 12, bAthNoc1.hap1.1, whole genome shotgun sequence DNA encodes the following proteins:
- the EFCAB9 gene encoding LOW QUALITY PROTEIN: EF-hand calcium-binding domain-containing protein 9 (The sequence of the model RefSeq protein was modified relative to this genomic sequence to represent the inferred CDS: deleted 1 base in 1 codon; substituted 1 base at 1 genomic stop codon), giving the protein MKLKSGCFLQHLHLDEVMCLLSAGNAAALADYFQLLDVHXKNYLNNLQFYCFVHYVTDLNKDQLMLLFDLLDQNTRGKICFNEFYTVVCTLRVLHLPTPLKSSPKTKPLAVSTSPAGIPCILSKQEISAYHLFLNLSAPKQNHREKQFIHQHTGPPFQLLDIDRDNGIDFNEFEVTRFFFSIQKEELKKIFKDFDISGDEQLNREFKMFAVFCIDKPQQKEEGDHE; this is encoded by the exons ATGAAGCTGAAATCTGggtgttttctgcagcatctgcatTTAGATGAAGTAATG TGCTTGTTGTCAGCAGGAAATGCTGCGGCACTGGCAGACTATTTCCAGCTCCTGGATGTTCATTGAAAGAATTACCTGAACA ATCTGCAGTTTTATTGCTTTGTCCATTATGTGACTGACCTGAATAAGGACCAGCTCATGCTGCTGTTTGACTTGCTGGACCAAAACACGAGGGGGAAGATTTGCTTCAATGAGTTCTACACAGTGGTGTGCACCCTGCGAGTCCTGCACCTTCCAACACCCCTGAAAAG TTCTCCAAAAACCAAGCCCTTGGCTGTGTCTACCT CACCAGCTGGTATTCCATGTATTCTTTCCAAGCAGGAAATCAGTGCTTATCATCTGTTTCTAAACCTTTCTGCCCCAAAACAGAACCATCGTGAAAAGCAGTTCATCCACCAGCACACGGGACCCCCCTTTCAACTGCTGGACATAGACAGGGATAATGGGATTGATTTTAATGAGTTTGAAGTTACAAGGTTTTTCTTCAGCATCCAGAAAGAAGAACTCAAGAAGATATTCAAGGACTTCGATATTTCTGGAGATGAG CAACTAAACAGAGAATTCAAGATGTTTGCAGTCTTCTGCATAGACAAACCGCAACAAAAAGAGGAAGGGGATCATGAATAG